TGCGCATCTGGTTCACCTCCGACGTGCTGGTCCCGAGGCCCGGGGCCGCTCCGATCAACTGACCCCAAGAGGAGAACGCCTTCGTGCGATACCGAACCCTCTCCCCCGTCCTGCTCGTCCCGTTCCTGCTGCTCGCGGCTCCCAGGCCCGCGAGCGCCCAGCTCGACTTCGGCAGCTGGGTCCAGCGCGCCACGATCATCGCGAACCAGATCACGCAGATCCGAAACCAGGTCCGCGAGTTGCGTTCGATGGCCAGCCAGCTCACGGAACTGGAGGATCAGCTGAAACACATGGAGCGCGCCGCGCGCGGCGAGATCGACGCGCTGCTCGCGCCGTTCTCCCGGCTCGCGGCCGAGCCCGCCGGGCTCGTTCGAGACGGCCTTGCCTGGGGATCCGACTTCCAGGGCGCGGCCCGCGAGACGGTTGACGCGGTCCGGGGCTTCGGCACCGGTGGCCGCTCGTTCACCGGGCTGTGGCGGAGCGCGCAGAATGCGGCCGACCGCGTCAGCGAGGCCGACATCCTCGCGCTGTTCCGCGACCTTCCGCCCGGGGTGGCGTCGCGCGCCGCCGACGACTTCCGCCGCGCCCGGGAAGCCGCCGGCCGGCAGCGCGTGCTCGACTACGCGACCCTCGACGCGGCGGCGGCGCTCGCCGAGACCGTCGAGAGCGCGCAGGGCTCGTTCGCGGGGCTTACCGCGAACGGCAACCTGTCCAACACCGCCTTGCAGCAGGCCCAGGTGGCCGCGGCGCTCAGCCAGGGCCGCATCGACGCGGCCGTGGCCCAGGTGCTCGCCCACGAGGCCGCGCGGGAGGCGAGCCGGGCGCGGCTGGCCGAGCTCGACCGGCTCGACCGGCTCGCCGAGTGGCGGGAGAGCCGGGAACGCGCGAACGCGATGGCGGTGACGATGCGGGACGCGGCGTCGCTGAACCGCGCCACGCTCCGCGACGGGCTCCGGCTCCGGGTCCCGTCGTTCTACCGGTAGGGGCCCGCACGCCATGCAGCTTCCCCCACAGTCGATCGACCCGAACGTCCCGGCGCAGATCCCGGCCGACCAGCTCCAGGACTTCAAGAGCTTCCTGGACATCGTGCTCGACACGGTCGTCGGCGGGGCCGCGCCGGACGTGCACGCGCTCGGGCTCCAGCTCTGGGGTGGGCTTGCCGCCGTCATGGTGGCCTGGACGGGACTCAAGATCGCGTTCAGCGGCACGTTCCAGCCGTGGGCGATCATCCAGCTCGTGATCGGGATCGCGATCCCGCGCACGCTGCTCCACTACTACGTCGTCCCGATCCCGGGTGTCGGGCTCACGTTCCCGGCCATGGTCGCCGCCGGGGGGATCTGGCTCCAGGACCTGTTCATCTCCGACGTGGTGTCGGCCGGATACGCCGAGATGACCGCGCTCGTCCAGGCCTACGGCGCGCACCTGAGCGCGGCGTGGTCGAGCGGCAGCGTGCTCTCCATCATCACCGCGGGCCTGAGCGTGCTGTTCTCCTCGCTCATCTCGCTGTTCCTGGGCACGTCGCTCGTGTTCTGCCTGCTCCTGCTGTTCTGCATCACCTACGCGCAGGTGATCTGGGCGCAGGTCGCCATCGCGATCGTGATCCTGCTCGGCCCGGTGTTCATCGCGTTCCTGATCTTCGAGCCGCTCGCGTTCCTGTTCTGGGGATGGTTCCGCACGCTCATGGTCTACACGCTCTACGGCGTCGTGGCCGGAGCCATCCTGCGCGTCTTCATGGGCGTCGGCATGGGCTACATCACGACCTATGCCGACGCCCTCATGGGCACCGGCACCGCCAGCGCGGGCGAACTCTGGCTCTGGGCCGTCGTCCTGCTTCCGCTCGTCGTCTGCGGCCTCATGGCCGGCCTCAAGGTCGGCGAACTCGCCTCGATGCTTGTCTCCGGCTCCGGCTCCACCGGATCCGGGTTCGTCGCGCTCGTCATGCGCAGTGCCGGCACCGTGGCCGCCCCCGCCAAGCCACCCGTCTGACACGCAAGGAGATCGGCCCAATGAAACGAGACAAGGACGCCGGGCGCGAGTACGCCGAGATCTGGGGCGAGACCGTCCGGGCGAACCGGAAGCTGCGGACGATCCTGATCTTCCTTTCGGCGAGCTGCGTGCTCGGCGTCTTCGTGCTGCTCCGCATCGCGGGCACCGAGCCGCCCAAGCCCATCGTCGTCCGGGTCGACGAGGTCGGCCGCGCCGAGGCGCTCGCCTACGAGGCCGCGACCGCGCAGGCCGATCCGCTCGATCCCACCACCAAGTATTTTCTCAACCGGTTCGTCTCGGACTTCCACTCGCGGCGCCGGGCGACCGTCCAGGAGCAATGGACCCGCAGCCTCCGGTTCCTGTCGACCGAACTCGCGAACGCGGCGTTCGCGCGCGACGGTGACGAGGTCGCGGGCGTGGCGGCCGGGACCGCGGAAACCGAACGCCAGGTCGAGCAGGTCGTGCTCCGCATCCACCCCTCGCCCGAGCCTCCGCACGGCGCGACCGCCGACTTCGACGTCGTCCACCTCGCCGGCGGCCAGGAGGTGCGGCGCGAGCGCTGGTCGGCCGCGCTCCGGTTCGAGTTTTTGGAGACCATCCCGCCCGAGCTCGTGGTCCACAATCCGATGGGCCTCCTCATCACCTACCTCCAGGCCGACCGGGCGCTGGTGACGGGGGACGAGCGATGATCGCGCATCTCAATGGCCGCGAGAAGGCGCTGGCGTCGTTCGGCTGGACGGGGAAGCAGGCCGAATGGATCGCGCTCGTGTGCCTGCACAGCGGCGTGTTCACCCGCGCGCAGTGGGCGCGGTTCGCGGACGCGCATCCCGAACAGATTCGGCGCGGCGTGCTCTCGCTGATCGAGCGGCGCGTCGCGAGCGAGGAGACCGAGCCCGGGCTGGCCGGCATCGGCCGCGTCTGCCGGATCTTCGGCCGCCCGGTGTACCGGGCGCTCGGCGCCGAGCACATCCGCCACCGGCGCGGCGCCTCGCCCGAGGTCCTCATGCGCCGCCTGCTCTCTCTCGACTACGTGATCGAGCACGCGGATCTGCCCTGGCTCCCGACGGAGCACGAGAAGGTCGCGGCGTTCGAGGCGCTCGGGCTGGATCGCGAGCTCCTGCCCGTGCGCGTGTACCGTGGCGCCGCCGGGGAGACCCGGCGCCATTTCCCCGTCAAGCTGCCCGTCGCGCTCGACTCGGCCCGCGCCCTGTTCGTCTACGCCGACCCCGGCCACGACACCGCCACCGCGCTCCGCTCCTGGGGCACGGCGCACCGCGGGCTATGGCGCGCGCTCGCCAGGCTGGACCTGTCGGTCGAGGTCGTGGCCGTGGCCCGAACCGCCCGGGAGCTCGAAAGGGCCCGGCGCGTGATCGCAGGCTGGGCCGAGCCCGCCGGACCCGGCGACGCCGGGCCCGGGATCCGCGACGAACTCGCCCGGATCGAGCGCGCGATCGTCCAGGGCGCGGTCCACGTACTCGAGGAGTTCGGGGGGCTCCAGGCCGCCCTGAAGCGCAGCATCGAGCTCGAAGCGCAGGCGCGCCGTGAAGGCGCCGGGCGCGGATCGATCCACCGCGGCGCCGCATGGCGGACCGCGCGCCTCAACGGGGTCCGGTTCCGGTGACCGGCCCCCGCCCTATGCCCGTCCGCGGCGTGAAAACGACGCGGGGGGTCGTTTCACGAAACAGCGCTCCGGCGATTCACGCCGGGCGTTCCGCTTATCCGCTTGCCCGGCGGGGTGTTGCGGCCTCGCGGCCCGCCCGTGCGTTGCCGGACGGGCCGCTGCGGCCGTGGCGGGAGCGACCCCCCTCGCCAGAGGCTCGGTACGGCGTAGCGGCGAGCGTGTTTTCACACCCTCGCCGCCACGCCTGGGTCGCTCCCGCAGCATCGATCCCTCCGGGAAGGGTGTCGCAACGATGAGGCCGTGGACGCTCGTCCTCATCGGAATCGCGCTCGTGGCGCTCGGCTGGCGAGCGTTCCTCGCGCCGTTCCCCGGCCCGGGCGGCAACCCCTACCTCGACCTGATCGCCGACCGCGATCCGGGCCTGCACCGGGCGATCCACCTCTGGCACTTCCTCGCGCCCGGCGTGGCCGTGTTCCTGGCCGGGTCGATCGCGCTCTCCGTCTCACGCGTTTGGATCCAGCCGCGGCGGGGACGCGGAGCGCAGGGGCAGCTACCCGACTGGCCCACCTCTCCTGAGGACGAGACGCCCTCGCTCGTGATCGGAGAACTGCACCACCCGACCGTGGCCACCGAAAGCGTGCGGCCGTCCTGGCTCGTCATTCCCGAGAAGGGGCTCTACACGGGCATGCTCGTCGTCGGAGCCGTCGGCACCGGCAAGACGACCGCCTGCATGTACCCGTTCGCGCGGCAGCTGCTCTCTTGGCAGGCCGATGATCCCGCGCGGCGCGCGGGCGCACTCGTGCTCGAAGTCAAAGGGGACTTCTGCCACCAGGTGCGCCGCATCCTCGACGACGCCGGGCGCGGGGACGACTACCTCGAGATCGGGCTCGGCGGCTCGCTGCAATGGAACCCGCTCGACGATCCGCTGCTCGACTCCTACTCCATGGCCTACGGCGTGGCCTCTCTCATCAACCAGCTCTTCGGCAAGTCCCGCGAGCCGTTCTGGCAGCAGGCTTTCATAAGACAGGGCGATCCAGATAGATATCATATCGTCCATAACTCGCTTGAATACATTGGATTATGATGAGTAGGGAGCGTGAGATACGATCCGCCGCTGTTCCTCACCGTCTCCTTGCATCCGCCATGTGATGGCTGATATAATGGTAGGTATGCCGCTCCCGAGACGACCTCCGAAACGCAAGCCGCGCGGTCGGCATCCGCACA
The nucleotide sequence above comes from Candidatus Palauibacter soopunensis. Encoded proteins:
- a CDS encoding type IV secretion system protein codes for the protein MQLPPQSIDPNVPAQIPADQLQDFKSFLDIVLDTVVGGAAPDVHALGLQLWGGLAAVMVAWTGLKIAFSGTFQPWAIIQLVIGIAIPRTLLHYYVVPIPGVGLTFPAMVAAGGIWLQDLFISDVVSAGYAEMTALVQAYGAHLSAAWSSGSVLSIITAGLSVLFSSLISLFLGTSLVFCLLLLFCITYAQVIWAQVAIAIVILLGPVFIAFLIFEPLAFLFWGWFRTLMVYTLYGVVAGAILRVFMGVGMGYITTYADALMGTGTASAGELWLWAVVLLPLVVCGLMAGLKVGELASMLVSGSGSTGSGFVALVMRSAGTVAAPAKPPV
- a CDS encoding VirB8/TrbF family protein, translating into MKRDKDAGREYAEIWGETVRANRKLRTILIFLSASCVLGVFVLLRIAGTEPPKPIVVRVDEVGRAEALAYEAATAQADPLDPTTKYFLNRFVSDFHSRRRATVQEQWTRSLRFLSTELANAAFARDGDEVAGVAAGTAETERQVEQVVLRIHPSPEPPHGATADFDVVHLAGGQEVRRERWSAALRFEFLETIPPELVVHNPMGLLITYLQADRALVTGDER